CGCTGGAGAGGCATTGAGAACCATCCCTATGAGCAGGGTTTTGATCTGCGCCTTTGGCCCGAAAGATTGAAACAGCCGGCTCTTTGGAAAAAGCCACGCATGATCTTTGTGAATTCCATGAGCGATCTTTTTCATAAGGACATTGATCGCGCGTACATTGATCAGGTTTTCGAAACGATGGAAAACGCCAACTGGCATGTATTCCAAGTTCTCACCAAGCGAAGCTCTTTGATGAGGAACTATGTCAAGAAACGCTATGACGGTGGCAAGGTACCATCACACATCTGGTTGGGTGTTTCAGTGGAAGATGCGGCTCACAAAAGTCGTGTCGAACATTTGCGCCAAATAAATTCTGAAGCGCGGTTCATTTCATTTGAGCCGCTGCTGGGTGCTATCGGCGAACTTGACTTGACTGGGATTGCCTGGGCAATCGTCGGCGGAGAAAGTGGGCCGAGAGCCCGATCGATGAAGCCTGAATGGGCAACCGAGCTTAAAGACGCGTGCAAAAAATTTGGCGTTGCTTTTTTCTTCAAGCAATGGGGCGGCGCGCGACCCAAATCTGGCGGGCGGCTGCTTGAAGGTAAGGAATGGAACGGGTTTCCATGGACGATTGTGCCTGCTCCAATTATGGCGAAGCTGCGAACCTAGGAGTTCTCAATGGATTTGGACATTGGCCTATATGAGGAGCGTGAACAGTCCTATATCAAGCATAGGTTTTTGACCAAATATTTGGAAAGCGCTGCGTTTAAGACACTGCAAGGTCATTCGCCCGTTTTTAATTTTGTTGATGCGTTTGCTGGGCCGTGGAAAATTTCTGATGAAGCAAAATATTCTGACGCTTCGTTTGACCAGGCGATTAACACCTTAGAAGCAGTTCGCGTGAAATTGCTGGAGATGGGCAAATCGAACATAAAAATCCGTTTTTTCTTTTGTGAAAAGCGGTCCAATCGCTTTCAAAAATTGAAGGAGTACGCAGAACAAAAGAAGAGCTTCGATATCAACTTATTTCAGGGGGCCTTCGAGGATAATCTCGACGCGATTTCGGCGGCCATTCCACAGGGCGGATTTACTTTTACATTCATCGATCCAACCGGATGGAAAATTCAGAATGCGAGAATTTTCGATTTTCTTAGGAAGCGCAAGGGAGAATTTCTTCTGAATTTCATGGCCGATCATATCAATCGCCATGCTGAGTATTCAAAAGTCGTCGAATCTTTTGGGCAATTTTTGGCCGATCCCAATTGGGCCGATGAGTTTGCGAAAACTTCATCCGACTTGTCTAACGACGAACGAGTTCTACTATTGCTTAAGCGCAAAATGCTTGAAGCTGGGGTCGCGCGCTTTTTGCCAGTCTTTCCGATAATGGTTCCGCGAAAAGAGCGGGTCAAAATGAGGTTGATTTTGGGAACTCAAAGCGCCCATGGCCTCGAACTTTTCAGGGACATCCAATATAAAATTGAACGGGAAGAAATGGAAGTGCGCAGCGGACTTCGCACACCAGATGACGGTCAAACGTCTCTTTTCTCAGACGATTTTCTCGCGAAGATTAAGCAAGACGATGAAGGTGTCGGGAGTAAAAAATACAAACTAGAAGCCACGGCAATTGTGATGGAAGAGCTGGCAACTTTTGGTTCAGTAGTCTTTAAAGATATTGAATTGAAGCTTATGGATGCTGTTCCCATTAGATCTACGCAGATCAAAGAATTGATGAATGACCTTCGAGGCGCCGGTAAAATTGCTTATCATTTGCCGCCGAGGATGCGCAAAGCACAGCCAGACACGATCATAAAGAAGGGTACATAGAAAATATTCCTTGACAAAGGAATATAAGTTATGTACTGCTCCGCCCGTCTTTTTCAAAGGAGGGGACGATGCTGATCACAGAGTTCCAACATTGTGAAGAAGAGTGCAGCGCCTGCAGGGTGAAGCCTAACTCACTTCATGCCTCCGGGAGCTCCGGTTCTGGACCTTGGGCACTAAGACCCAAGCGCCTTCAATGGCTGACCAATATCAGCCCCGGATTTAAAATCGCTGCGTTTTGCCTTCGGGCTTCAGGCCTCTCGGCCATCTACAACTCCACACTCAGCATATGCGGGCTTGAAGCCAGGAGCGGGCATTCCCCTCCATTTTCCTTCGGCGGCGCCATGAGGTGACGCGGCCGGCACCCACCCTTCATCCCTTGCGCAGTGGCGCGAATGTCAGGGCAGGTGTCAGCTTAATTCAAACAGATTTGAACTCAGGCAGGATCAGGGCTTGTGCACGAAGACGAACGCGTGGGCAGACCCGCCGTTCGAATTGGTCGTGGTCGGTGGTTGCGAGTAAACGACCTGGCCATTCGCCGTTACTGTGACCGAGGTGGTCGTTTGACCGTTGCTCGACGAGACAGACACAGATGTGCCACCCGATGCAGAAACAGTCTTGGCATCCGCAACATGCGCGGCCAGCACTACGAAACCCGCAATCATCACATATTTCATTGGGACCACTCCAATTCGCCGTTAACTTGCGCCCCAACTCTGGATGGCATTGAGCCTTGCGGAACAGCGTGAACTGGCAGTTATCCACAGGTTATGCACAGGATCGGGTGCCCGGCTGCCTTGGTTGGGCTTTTTCGCTGAATTGCCTGCTCCCGGGCAGGTCTTGCGCTGCAACATCGGCCCCGCTATAGCCCGGCCATTCATTCAAACCTTTGAGGAACACCATGGCTATCGAACGCACTTTCTCCATCATCAAGCCGGATGCCACCAAGCGTAACCTGACCGGCGCCATCAATGCCGTGATCGAAAAGGCTGGCCTGCGCATCGTGGCGCAGAAGCGCGTGAAGTGGTCGAACGCCCAGGCCGAAGCCTTCTACGGCGTGCACAAGGAACGCCCCTTCTTCAAGGATCTCGTTTCGTTCATGATCTCCGGCCCGGTGGTCGTGCAGGTTCTGGAAGGTGAGAACGCCGTTGCCAAATACCGCGACGTGATGGGCGCCACCAATCCGGCCAATGCTGCGCCGGGCACCATCCGCAAGGAATTCGCTGAATCAATCGAAGCCAATTCGGTGCATGGTTCAGACAGTGCCGACAACGCCAAGATCGAAATCGGCCAGAACTTCACTGATGCAGAAATCGTAGGCTAAGGCATGAACAAGATCGCGCGTGTCGTTCTCGCCGTGGGGGCTTACATCGCCTTCATCGTGCTGGTGAACCTGCTGTTCATTCCGCAGAATCTGATTGAGGGTGTGACGCAGTTCACCACCACCAGCTGGATGGGCACGCTGTATCTTGCCAATGTGATTGTGGGTTTCGTTTTCGTGCTGCGTGATTATGCGCAGCGCGAGATCGGCCACAAGGTGTTGATCGCCACGGCGCTGGCCGGCATTCCGGTCTGGTACTTTGCCGGGCCTGAACTGGCGGCGGCATCGCTGATCGCCTTCATGCTGTCTGAAATGACCGACTGGGCGGTTTACACTTTCACCAAGCGCCCGCTGCAGAGCCGCATTTTCATCTCGGCGCTGTTTGCCGTGCCGGTGGATACGCTGGCCTTCCAGCATCTGGCCGGTTACCTCACGCCTGCGGCTTTCGTGACAGAAGTTGTGTCGAAAGCGATTGGCGTTGTGGCGGTGTGGTATCTGCTGAAGCTGCGGGTGGGAAACGCTGAGGTTGCCGCGGCTGGCCATTAAGGCTTACCGCGCAAAGGACGATCGATACTGGCGGGGCGATAGGCCCCGTCTGCGTTTGAAGTGCCGGTTGAAATTCGCCAGCGAGGCATAGCCCACATCAGACGCGATATGCTGGATGGGCTGACTGGTTCCAGATAAACGCGCGCAGGCTTCGCCGATGCGCAAGCCGATCAGATAATCCGAAATTGTCACCTGCATGTGTTTGAGGAACATGCGGTGCAGGCCTGAGACGCTCAAGGAAGCGATCTCAGCAAGTTCCTCAAGCCGCACCACTTCATTGTGATGCTGGTGCAGATGCAGGAGCACGCGGTCAATGCGGCTGTTGCGGCTCTCCATCTCGCGCGGTGTGTTGATCGAAAGCGGTGTGGCCTCCGCCGCTGCCACGCGCAGCAGGATATTGATCAGGCCGATCAGCCGCTGTGCGGGATCACGGGTGTAGATGTCCTGGTACTCGCTCGCGAGTTCGAGGCCGAGTTTGGAGCCGAACGAAAGCCCGCTCATCCCGCGCGTGATCAGCCGCTCGATGGGGCGCAGCTCCACCGTGCTGGCGGTCAGACTTTCGATCCACTCCTTGCGGAACCAGAAGACGAGGGCCACATGCGGTTTCGCCTCGTCCTGCTTTTCGCGCGAGGCCCAGGTGTGGGGCAGGTTGGGCCCCACCAGCGCCAGGTCGCCATGTTCGTAATGGCCCACATGGTCGCCGATGAATCTCTGGCCGCGCGAGTTCAGCGTGAGGGTGAGTTCGAATTCCGGGTGGTGGTGCCACTGGAAGGGGATGGCGTCATCGAGCCGGCGATTCAGCATCGCCCAGGACGCATCCGGCGGCGGCTGCAATTGCTCCAGAAATGGCCGTTTGGGGCTCATATGCTCTCCAATACGCCAGAATAGTATCAGAATTCGCCCAAGGCCGACAACACGCGATTTTCGGCGTGGCTAATCTGCTCCCTATAAGCCCGCGCAACAGGAGCTGAAAATGGGAGTTCAACATGCAAGCCACTCAGACCATGGCCAATCCCACCAAAGTGGACAGCCATCCTATCTCCACCACAACAACCCAGCTGCGCGATATCAAGAAGACCCTGCCGCTGCGCGTTCTGTCGCCGGCCGATTGGCAACACTGGATCACCAAGGGCTACGTGATTGTCCGGCAGGCGGTGCCTGTGGAAAATGTGGAGCGCCTTGCCGAGCTGCTCTGGCGTTTTGACGAGAAGGACCCGAACGATCCTTCCACCTGGTATGCGCCGATGCGGCGCACCAACCCGATCAAGGAATTGAACAATGCCGGCATGGTGGAAATCTATAACCACCAGCTGCTCTGGGACAACCGGATGAACGCCCGCGTCTATGATGCGTTCGTGGATATCTGGGACCAGGAAGACTTGTGGGTGGCGATTGACCGCGCCAATCTCAACCCGCCGAAAAAAACAAAGGGCAATCCGGAAGGTTTCATTCACTGGGACGTGGACACGTCGCTGTCGCCGCCGCCGGTGGGTGTGCAAGGCGTGCTGAGCCTCAAGAAGCAGGACGGCGATGTTGGCGGCTTTCAATGCGTGCCCTATCTGTTTGAACATTTCGAAGACTGGGTGAAAACGCAGCCGGCTGATCGTGATCCGCTGCATCCTGACATGACCGGCCTGACACGCGTCAATCTCGACATGGAGCCGGGCGATTTGATGATTTTCAATTCGCTTCTGGCGCATGGCGTGCGGCCCAACCATTCCGACACCCGCGTGCGCATGGCGCAGTATATTTCGATGTTCCCCGCCAACTGGGACGACGAAGAAACACGGCTGGAGCGGGTGCGCCTGTGGCGCGAGCTGGACCATCCGCAGCGGGATTCCATGCCGGGTGATCCGCGCGAATGGGAAAAGAAGAACGCCACCACAGCGAAGCTTACGCCCTTGGGCGAAAAGCTGCTGGGTTCGGCGCGCTGGTAATTTCAGGAGAGAAACATGCAATCCAACACAGCCACTATGGGCCACGCCTTGAAGCGCGACGCGCACTGGACCTCATCATCCACCGTGCAGCTCAAGGACATCAAGAAGAAGCTGCCGCTGCGGGTGCTGTCG
This genomic interval from Aestuariivirga litoralis contains the following:
- a CDS encoding DUF5131 family protein, whose translation is MAQNTEIEWTDATWNPVTGCTKIGPGCDNCYAARFAERWRGIENHPYEQGFDLRLWPERLKQPALWKKPRMIFVNSMSDLFHKDIDRAYIDQVFETMENANWHVFQVLTKRSSLMRNYVKKRYDGGKVPSHIWLGVSVEDAAHKSRVEHLRQINSEARFISFEPLLGAIGELDLTGIAWAIVGGESGPRARSMKPEWATELKDACKKFGVAFFFKQWGGARPKSGGRLLEGKEWNGFPWTIVPAPIMAKLRT
- the tcmP gene encoding three-Cys-motif partner protein TcmP, translating into MDLDIGLYEEREQSYIKHRFLTKYLESAAFKTLQGHSPVFNFVDAFAGPWKISDEAKYSDASFDQAINTLEAVRVKLLEMGKSNIKIRFFFCEKRSNRFQKLKEYAEQKKSFDINLFQGAFEDNLDAISAAIPQGGFTFTFIDPTGWKIQNARIFDFLRKRKGEFLLNFMADHINRHAEYSKVVESFGQFLADPNWADEFAKTSSDLSNDERVLLLLKRKMLEAGVARFLPVFPIMVPRKERVKMRLILGTQSAHGLELFRDIQYKIEREEMEVRSGLRTPDDGQTSLFSDDFLAKIKQDDEGVGSKKYKLEATAIVMEELATFGSVVFKDIELKLMDAVPIRSTQIKELMNDLRGAGKIAYHLPPRMRKAQPDTIIKKGT
- the ndk gene encoding nucleoside-diphosphate kinase — protein: MAIERTFSIIKPDATKRNLTGAINAVIEKAGLRIVAQKRVKWSNAQAEAFYGVHKERPFFKDLVSFMISGPVVVQVLEGENAVAKYRDVMGATNPANAAPGTIRKEFAESIEANSVHGSDSADNAKIEIGQNFTDAEIVG
- a CDS encoding helix-turn-helix domain-containing protein codes for the protein MSPKRPFLEQLQPPPDASWAMLNRRLDDAIPFQWHHHPEFELTLTLNSRGQRFIGDHVGHYEHGDLALVGPNLPHTWASREKQDEAKPHVALVFWFRKEWIESLTASTVELRPIERLITRGMSGLSFGSKLGLELASEYQDIYTRDPAQRLIGLINILLRVAAAEATPLSINTPREMESRNSRIDRVLLHLHQHHNEVVRLEELAEIASLSVSGLHRMFLKHMQVTISDYLIGLRIGEACARLSGTSQPIQHIASDVGYASLANFNRHFKRRRGLSPRQYRSSFAR
- a CDS encoding phytanoyl-CoA dioxygenase family protein — translated: MQATQTMANPTKVDSHPISTTTTQLRDIKKTLPLRVLSPADWQHWITKGYVIVRQAVPVENVERLAELLWRFDEKDPNDPSTWYAPMRRTNPIKELNNAGMVEIYNHQLLWDNRMNARVYDAFVDIWDQEDLWVAIDRANLNPPKKTKGNPEGFIHWDVDTSLSPPPVGVQGVLSLKKQDGDVGGFQCVPYLFEHFEDWVKTQPADRDPLHPDMTGLTRVNLDMEPGDLMIFNSLLAHGVRPNHSDTRVRMAQYISMFPANWDDEETRLERVRLWRELDHPQRDSMPGDPREWEKKNATTAKLTPLGEKLLGSARW